GCCCTTGCCCTTGCCTTCCGCGCTGCCGCGGTAGAAGCGCCCGAACACCCGCTCGCGCTCATCCACCGGGATGCCGGGGCCGTTGTCGCGCACTTCCAGCCGCACCTGCGCGCCTTCACGCGCCAGCCACAGCGTCACCTCGCCGCCGCGCGGGGTGTAACTGATGGCATTGTCCAGCAAGTTGGCCACCAGCTCGCGCAGCAGGCCGGCGTGGCCCTGTACCGGCAGCGCACCCTCCTCGCCTTCCAGCCCCAAATCCAGCCCGGCAGCCAGCGCACGCGGCACCGCTTCCGCCGCCACCTCGCGCGCCAGCGCCGCCAGGTCCAGCGCGGCGAACTGCAGCCCGGCCTCCGGCTCGGCGCGCGCCAGCGCCAGCAGCTGGTTCACCAGGCGGATGGAGCGCGCCACGCTGGTTTCCACCTGCCCCAGCTGGCGCTGTGCCAGCGGCAGGTCCGGCGCCGCCTCGGCCAGCTCGGCCTGCACCAGCTCGGTCTGCGACTTCAGCCCCGCCAGCGGCGTGCGCAGCTGGTGCGCGGCGTCGGCGATGAAGCGCCGCTGCTGCGCCACTTGCGAGTGCACCTCGTCCAGCAGGGTGTTGATGGCGGTGGCCAGGGTGCGTACCTCGGCCGGGGCGTTGTCGATCTCGATGGGCGCCAGGTCGCGCGGCGTGCGGTCCTCCACCGTGCGGCGCAGGCTGCGCAGCGGCGACAGGCCACGGCTGACGCCGGCCCACACCAGCACGCTGGTGAGCAGGATCAGCAGCAGCAACGGCAGGCCCATGTCGAGCAGGATGCGGCGCGCCAGCTCGGCGGACAGGGTGCGGCTCTTGGCCACCTGCACCAGCATCAGGTCCGGGTGCTCCGGCGTGCCGGCCGGCAGGTATTGCGCCGCCACCCGCACGTCCAGCTTGCCGAGCTTGCCGTTATAGAAGAAGGTTTCCCGCAGCGGGGCGCTGACGCTGGCCGGCGGGCGCGGCATCGCCGGCTCGCCCAGCAGGAAGGCTTCCGGCGGCGAACTCACCATGTAGTAGACGCGGTCGTCCGGATCCTGCTCCAGCACGTCGCGCGCGGCACGCGGGAAATCGACATAGAAGCCGTTGCCGAACGGTTTGACCTGGCGTGCCAGCGCGCTGCTGGACTTGGCCAGGGTGCGGTCTATCACCTCGTTGGCGTAGGCCAGGGTGAGCTTGTAGGCAAGGAAGGCGGCCCCCAGCCACAGCACCAGCTGCGGCAGAAGCAGCCACAGTAGCAGCTGGCGCCGCAGCGACAGCTGGCGCGGGCGGCCGCTGCCGGCGCGGGCAGGCTCCGCTGACGTCACCTTACTGTTCCGCCGCCAGCAGATAGCCCAGGCCGCGCACCGCGCGCACGCCCACGCCGCTGCCGTCCAGCTTCTTGCGCAGGCGGTGCACGTAGACCTCCACCGCGTTGGCGCCCACCTCCTCGCCCTCGCCGGACAGCTCGGCGGCAATCTGCTCCTTGGTCACCACGCGGTCGGCATTGGCCAGCAGGATGTCCAGCAGCTGCAGCTCGCGCGCCGACAGCTCCAGCGGCGCATTGTCGGCCCAGGCGCGCTGGCCGGCACGGTCCAGCCGCAGCGGGCCGAAACGCAGCTCGTCGCGCTGCGGGCTGTCCACCACGCGGTGGCGGCGCAGCAGCGCGCGGATGCGCGCCTCCAGCTCGGGGAATTCGAACGGCTTCACCAGGTAGTCGTCGGCGCCGGCATCCAGCCCGGCGACGCGGTCTTCCATGCTGTCCAGCGCGGTGAGCAGCAGGATGGGCAGCGCCGGCTTGTGCACGCGCACATTGCGCAGCACCTGCAGGCCATCCAGCCCCGGCAGACCGATGTCGAGGATCACGGCATCGAAATCGCCGGCCAGCAGCTGCTGCTGCGCCTGCAGGCCATCGGCGGCATGGGCGGTATCGAACCCCAGCCGCGCCAGGCGGGTGAGCAGCGCATCGGCCAGTACGGTGTCGTCTTCGGCAATAAACAGCTTCATGGTGTGGCGGGCGGCTAAGTAACAGTGCTTGATGGTATGTCAAAACCGGCGGCGGCGGCAGGTGCCCTGCGACATGGGGTTGTCGTGGGATGCGGCCAACGTTGTTGTCCGTATGTTGTAGGGCGGGTTGAGCGTAGCGAAGCCCAACGTTTACCGCGTTGCCTTGTTGGTGTTGTCGGGTGTGGAATCCGCTACGCGGATGATGATTGAAGTCGCCGGTTCCGCCCGGCGTACGGGGAGGGGGGCGTGCCGCCGCCCCCCTCCGCCCCCGCTCGCCCCTTATGGTCCGCGAAACCCCGCCCAAAAAGGCATTCGCCAGGCGCCGGCAATTCGCCGTTTGCTAACGTCAAACGGCTCAGCTGCCGTCTTAAAACCTGGCGAACACCATTTTGGCCGGCGCTCCCCGTGGGGCAGTTTGGGCGCTTCACAACGTTGGCCGCATGCTTTGTACGTGCTTATGCGGCCAACATCACACTGGTGGGCACGCTGCGCTTTGCCCACCCTACGAGCCGGCTGAACCGAACCGACGTACCCCAATCCCGTTGGCGCGAGCCGGGCAAAAGGGTGCGCCCCAGGTTTTAAGCCGCCGCTTTGTTTGAGCCGCGCGACGTTAGCGCGCGGCGAGTTCGGCGGCGCCTGGGGCGTGCCTTTTTGCACGGGGTTTCGAATGGCCGTCGGGTCGCCTTTTCTTTGGGTACTTTCTTTTGGCGAAGCAAAAGAAAGTACCCCGTCCGCCGGGCGGAACCGGCAACTTCAAACATCTTCCGCGTAGCGGATACAAAACCTGCTACGCGCCAGATATCCCCGGATGCGCCTACGGCTTACCCGGGTGCGCCACCCGCGCAGCGGGCAAAAAAAGGGCGTGCCGGGGAGAGTCGGCACGCCTTCAAACGAAACGAAAAGCAACAAAACACACCATCCCGCAGCGCGTGTCTGACGGAAAGGATTCGGTAGCCAGCCCCAAAGGGGCTAGCGCGTAGGGTGGGTAAAGGCCGCAGGCCGTGCCCACCGGCAAGGTGACACTGGTGGGCACGCTATGCGTTGCCCACCCTACAGATTTCAGCGCGGAGCAAGCACTCAGCGCTTGATCAGCTGGCAGGCTTCGCTGGCCAGTGCGGTGATCTTGTCCCAGTCCTGGGCGGCGATGGCCGCTTCCGGGGTCAGCCAGCTGCCGCCTACTGCCAGTACGTTCGGCAGCGCCAGGTAGTTGGCCGCATTGGAGGCATCGATGCCGCCGGTGGGGCAGAAACGCAGTTCCGGCAGCGGGCCGGCCAGCGCCTTGAGCAGCTTGATGCCGCCCACCGCCTCGGCCGGGAACAGTTTCAGGATGTCGAAACCCTCGTCCTGCGCGCGCATCGCCTCGGAGGCGGTGGCCACGCCGGGGATGAACGGCACGCCGGAGGCACGCGCGGCGGCGGCCAGTTCCGGGGTCAGGCCCGGGCTGAGGCCGAACTGCGCGCCGGCATCCAGCGCCGCTTCCAGGTGGGCACGGGTGCGTACGGTGCCGGCGCCTACCAGCGCGTCCGGCACTTCGTCACGGATGCGGCGCATTGCCGCCAGCGCCGCCTTGGTGCGCAGGGTGATTTCCAGGGTGCGGATGCCACCGGCCACCAGGGCGCGGGCAAGATCAACCGCTACCGCGGCGTCGTTGACCACGATCACCGGCATTACCGGGCTTTGGCGAAGGAGATTCAAAGCGTCCATGTCTGTCCTTTCGAGCCGCCGGCAGCATTCCTGTATTGGCTCAGGCGTGCTGCGGGGTTTTGTTGGCGGCTCATGTTAGTGGCTGGCTGCGGCCAACCTTTGCGGTATTGCGTGATTAACGGTCGCCCTGCTGCCACAGCGGGTGGGAAAAGCTCATCGCGCCCTCTTCCGCCGCGGTGGCCAGCTGGCGCATGCCGGCGAACAGGTCGCGGCCGGTGCCGAACTGATTGCGGGCCAGATCGATCTGCGCCGGCTGGCGTGCCGCCCATTCGGCGGCTGGCACCAGTACGGCAAGCTCGCCCTTGTCGGCATCCAGCCGTACCAGGTCGCCGTCCTGCACCTTGCCGATATCGCCGCCCAGCAGCGCTTCCGGCGACACGTGGATCGCCGCCGGCACCTTGCCGGAGGCGCCGGACATGCGGCCGTCGGTGACCAGGGCCACTTTGAAGCCGCGCTCCTGCAGCACGCCCAGCGGCGGGGTGAGCTTGTGCAGTTCCGGCATGCCGTTGGCGCGCGGGCCCTGGAAGCGGATCACCGCCACAAAATCTTTTTCCAGCTCGCCGCGCTTGAACGCCGCCAGCAGTTCGTTCTGATCGTTGAACACTACCGCCGGCGCTTCCACCACGCGGTGTTCCGGCTTCACGGCCGATACCTTGATCACCGCACGGCCGATATTGCCGGCCAGCACTTTCAGGCCGCCATCGGCGGAGAAAGGGTTGGCCGCAGGGCGCAGCACGCTGTCGTCGCCGCTGGTCTGCGGCGCCGGGCGGAAGGCCGCCTCGCCGTCGTTCAACCAGGCTTCCTGGCTGTGGGCGCGCAGGCCCTTGCCCATGATGGTGGTCACGTCGTCATGCAGCAGGCCGGCATCCAGCAACTCGCGAATCACGAAGCCCATGCCGCCGGCGGCGTGGAAGTGGTTCACGTCGGCCTTGCCATTGGGGTAGGCGCGCACGATCAGCGGCACCACCGCGGACAGCTGGTCGAAGTCGTCCCAGTTGATGCTGATGCCGGCGGCGCGCGCCATGGCCACCAGGTGCATGGTGTGGTTGGTGGAGCCGCCGGTAGCCAGCAGGCCGACGATGCCGTTGACGATGGCTTTCTCGTCGATGACCTCGGCAATCGGGGTGTAGCGGCCGCCCTGGGCGCTGATCTCGGTAGCCACGCGGGCGGCCTTGCGGGTCAGCGCCTCGCGCAGCGGGGTATTCGGGTTGACGAAGGCGGCGCCCGGCAGGTGCAGGCCCATGATCTCCATCAGCATCTGGTTGCTGTTGGCGGTGCCGTAGAAGGTGCAGGTGCCCGGGCCGTGGTAGGAGGCCATTTCCGAGGCCAGCAGCGCGTCGCGGCCAACCTTGCCCTCGGCAAACAGCTGGCGCACCTTGGCTTTTTCGTCGTTGGCGATGCCGGTGGTCATCGGGCCGGCGGGCACAAACACCGCCGGCAGGTGGCCGAAGGACAGCGCACCTATCACCAGGCCCGGCACGATCTTGTCGCACACGCCCAGGTACAGCGCGGCGTCGAACATCTGGTGGCTCAGGGCGATGGCGGTGCTCATGGCGATCACGTCGCGCGAGAACAGCGACAGCTCCATGCCGTCAAAGCCCTGGGTAACGCCGTCGCACATTGCCGGCACGCCGCCGGCGAACTGCGCGGTGGCGCCGGCTTTCAGCGCCTCTTCCTTGATCAGCGCCGGAAAAGCTTCCAGCGGCTGGTGCGCCGACAGCATATCGTTATAGGCAGACACGATGGCCAGATTGGGGCGCACGCTGTCCTGCAGGTGGATCTTGATGCCGGCCGGCATGGCGGCAAACGCGTGCGCCTGATTGGTACAGGACAGCTGGGTACGCTCTACCTTGCCCTGGCGCATGGCGGCGCGGACGTGATCCATATAAACGGTGCGGGTAGCACGGCTGCGTTCGACGATGCGGTCGGTAACGGCTTTCAGAACGGGGTGCAGAGTCATGGTGGTGGCCCGTGTTGCGGTAGTCGAATGGTAGTTTTACTACAGTTTGTTGGCAAGGCATTACGCCACATTTGCCGTAAAAAAAGCGCACCACGCTTCATTAAATCCATATATATCAAGCAAATACAGCATTGTTGGCCGTCAACAACACCTGCAATGCTCACAATGAAAAGCTGGCTACGGCCATAGACAAGTGACAGTCGTTTGGTAATATAACTACATCACAAGCTACCCCGCGAGAGAACAATCAGGATGGACAACGCTAATCTGCACACCCCGGCCTTCGACATGGTGCTGTTCGGGGGTACCGGCGACCTGGTGATGCGCAAACTGCTGCCGTCGCTGTACCAGGCGCATGCCGCCGGCCTGCTGAACGAAGAAGGCCGCATCCTGGCGCTGGGCCGCCGCGACATGGCGCGCGAGGACTACCTGGCAATGGTGGAAAAAAGCTCGCGCATCCATATCAAGGAATATTTCTCCGACACTGCCTGGCAGAGCTTTGTCGCCCGCGTGGACTACCTCAAGGTAGACGCCGGCACGCCGGAACACTACCCGTCGCTGGCCGAGGCGCTGAACCAGCACGGCAACCGCGTGGCAGTGTGCTACCTCGCTACCGCGCCGGACCTGTTCGAAGGCATCTGCGACAACCTGGCCGCAGTAGGCCTGAACCACGACAAGGTGCGCGTGGTGCTGGAAAAACCGCTGGGCCACGACCTGGAATCCTCCAACGAGATCAACGAAGCGGTGGCGCGCCACTTCAGGGAAGAGCAGCTGTACCGCATCGACCACTACCTGGGTAAGGAATCGGTGCAGAATCTGCTGTCCATCCGCTTTGCCAATGCGCTGTTCGAGCCGCTGTGGCGCCGCGAGTGGATTCACGACGTGCAGATCACCATTGCCGAGGAACTGGGCGTAGGCAGCCGCGGCGACTTCTACGACAGCACCGGCGCGCTGCGCGACATGGTGCAGAATCACCTGCTGCAGCTGCTGTGTATCGTGGCGATGGAGCCGCCGGCCAACCTGGGCGCCGACGCGGTGCGCGACGAGAAGCTGAAGGTGCTGAAGGCGCTGCGCCCGTTTACCGAGCAGGACGTGGCCGGCAAGACAGTGCGCGCGCAGTACAAGGCCGGCGCCGTGAGCGGCCAGCCGGTGGTGGGCTACCTGCAGGAGCAGGGCATTCCCGCCGGCAGCCAGACCGAGACCTTCGTCGCCATCAAGGCCGAGATCGACAACTGGCGCTGGGCCGGCGTGCCGTTCTACCTGCGCACCGGCAAGCGCATGCAGGAGCGCGTGGCCGAGATCGTGATCAACTTCCGCGACGTGCCGCACCACCTGTTCCCCAGTCCGATGGGCCTGAACACCGCCAACCGCCTGGTGATCCGCCTGCAGCCGGAAGAAAGCATCCGCCTGTACTTCCTGTCCAAGGAGCCGGGCGATACCCAGCGCCTGCAGCCGGTGCACCTGAACCTGGACTTCCACGAATCGTTCAAGGTACGCCGCGCCGACGCCTACGAGCGCCTGCTGCTGGACGTGATCCGCGGCAAGCTGGCGCTGTTCATGCGCCGCGACGAGCTGGTGGAAGCCTGGCGCTGGGTGGAGCCGATCATGGACCACTGGCAGCACAGCACCACGCCACCCAAGCAGTACACCGCCGGCACCTGGGGCCCGGCCGCCTCCAGCGCGCTGTTGTCGCGCGACGGGGTGTCGTGGCACGAGGAATGCTAGACACACTGCCCTGCCTGCGGCCAACCTTCCCCCGCTAAGGGTTGGCCGCACCAAACAAAAACAGATCCAACGGATACAGAGATGAAGTTACACGCATTCGCCTCGGCAGCCGAGGCCAGCGCCGCACTGGCGCAGGCCGTGGCCGCCGATCTGGCCGCCGCCATCGCCGCGCGCGGCCAGGCAGTTCTGGCCGTCTCCGGCGGCCGCTCGCCGGTGCCCTTCCTGCAGGCGCTGGCCGCGCAGGACATTCCCTGGCAACAGGTCACCGTTACCCTGGTGGACGAGCGCGTGGTGGCGCCGGATCACGCCGACAGCAATGCCGGCCTGGTGCGCGAACACCTGCTGCAGGGCCGCGCCGCCGTGGCCGCCTTCCTGCCGCTGGTGAACGATGGTGCCGATGCAGCCGCCGAGCTGGCCGCCGCCGCCGTACTGTGGCGCACGCCGGACGTGGCGGTGCTGGGCATGGGCGAGGACGGCCATACCGCCTCGCTGTTCCCCGCCGCCAGCAACCTGGCCGAAGGCCTGGCTGCGGCCAACCCTGCCGCGCTGCTGGTGGTGGTGCCGCCGGCCGCGCCGCACACCCGCATCAGCATGACGCTGGCCGAGCTGCAGCGCAGCGGCAGGCTGTACCTGGCGATTGCCGGCGAGGCCAAGCGCCGCGTGCTGGATAATGCCGCCGCCGCCGTCAGCGACACGCTGCCGATCAGCCACCTGTTGACTGCCACCGCCCGTCCGCTGGACGTGTACTGGTCTGTCTAAGAACATATTCACGATCTAGCGAGCTAGCGCGAGACAAGGCAAAAACGTGAGGGGCGCGGAGTTTACAAACAGTAAATACGCATACCTGAATCGAATTTGACGCTGTATCGCCGAAGCGCAGCAGATCGTGCGCAAGTCCTGAGCGAGGGATAACGTAACCATGAGCAGCCTGCACCCCTACCCGCGCCTGCTGGCCGACATCGGCGGCACCAATGCCCGCTTCGCGCTGGAAACCGCGCCGGGCATCATCGAAGACATCGATGTGCTGCCCTGCAACGACTACCCGACGCTGGCCGATGCCATGCGCGCCTACCTGCAACGCGCCGACACCCGCTCGGTAAGCCATGCCGCCATCGGCATCGCCAACCCGGTCACCGGCGACTTCGTGCAGATGACCAACCACCACTGGGCGTTCTCCATCGAGGCCACCCGCCAGCAATTGGGTTTCGCCACCCTGCTGGTGCTGAACGACTTCACCGCGCTGGCACTGGCGCTGCCGCACCTGCCGGCTGCCGAACTGGCGCAGCTGGGCGGCGGCGAAGCCCGCCATGGCGCCAAGGCGCTGATCGGCGCCGGCACCGGCCTCGGCGTCTCCGGCCTGCTGCCGCACGGCGGCAGCTGGGTGGCGATTGCCGGCGAAGGCGGCCATGTATCGTTTGCCCCGGTGAACGACGAGGAAGCCGCCATCCTGCACTACGCGCAAGGCCGCCTCGGCCAGCACGTGTCCTGCGAGCGCTTCCTGTCCGGCCCCGGCCTGGAGCTGATTCACGACGCGCTGGCGGTGGCGGACGGCGAAGCCGCCGGCCAGCTGTCGGCGGCGCAGATCAGCGAGCGCGGCCTGTCCGGCCGTGACGCACGCTGCGAAAAAGTGCTGGCGCACTTCTGCGCCATGCTCGGCACCGCCGCCGGCAACCTGGCGCTGACGCTGGGCGCGGTTGGCGGGGTATACATCGGCGGTGGTATCGTTCCGCGCTTTGGCGACATGTTCGCCCGCTCCGCCTTCCGCGAGCGCTTCGAAGCCAAGGGCCGCTTCCGCGACTACCTGGCCGCCGTGCCGGTATATGTGATTCACAGTGCCTACCCGGCGCTGACCGGCGTGCAGGCCGCGCTGGCCGACCACCTGGGGGATTACCATGCTTGAAAAAATCCGTGCAGACCTGGACAAGCTCTCCGGCGCCGAACGCCGGGTGGCGGAACTGGTACTGGCCCAGCCCTATACCGTGATGCAGTCGGCGGTGTCCGACATCGCCACCAGCGCCGGCGTCAGCCAGCCGACGGTGATCCGCTTCTGTCGCAGCATGGGCTTTAGCGGTCTGTCGGATTTCAAGCTCAAGCTCGCCGGCATCCTGGTAGGCGGCGTGCCCTATGTGCACTCCAGCGTGCGGCCGGAAGACCCGGTGTCGGAGATCACCGCCAAGGTGTTCGACAACACCGTCACCGCGCTGCTCAAGTGCCGCAACGACATCAACCCGCAGGCGGTGGACACCGCCGTGGACCTGCTGGCCGGCGCCCGCCGCATCGAGTTCTACGGCCTGGGCAACTCCGGCATCATCGCCGCCGATGCCCAGCACAAGTTCTTCCGCTTCGGCATTCCCACCGTGGCCTATGCCGACAGCCACATCCAGATCATGGCCGCCGCGGTGCTGGGGCCGGACGACGTGGTGGTGGCGATTTCCAGCTCCGGCCGCTCGCGCGAGCTGATGGACGCGGTGGAAATGGCCCTGAGCAGCGGCGCCAAGGTGATTGCCATCACCGTGCCGGACACGCCGCTGGCCCACAAGGCCACCGTGACGCTGGAAGTGGATTCGCCGGAAGACAGCGAAACCTACAGCCCGATGCTGTCGCGCATCCTGCACCTGGTGCTGATCGACATCCTCACCGTAGGCGTGGCGCTCAAGCGCGGCCCCGGCGTGGTGACGCAACTGGAAAAAGCCAAGCGCAGCCTGAAGCAGAAGCGCCTGCGCGGCGAAGAAGAGCATGACTAAGCCTGGCGCACGCGCCCCGCGCGGCAAGCGCACACCAGCCAGCCCGGCAGAGGTTGGCCGCAACGAGACAAAGAGACCCGGAGCCATCATGAGCAAACTGACGCAACTGCCCGCCTGGAACGCGCTGTGGCAGCACTTCGCCGAAGCCAAGCAGCTGCACATGCGCGAGCTGTTCGAAACCGACCCGCACCGCGCCGAGCGCTATTCGCTGGAAGTGGGCGGCCTGTTTCTGGACTACTCCAAGAACCGCCTCACCGACGACACCCTGAAGGGGCTGATGGCGCTGGCGCGCGAAGCCGGCCTGCCGGCGCGCATCAAGGCCATGTTCAAGGGCGAGAAGATCAACAGCACCGAAAACCGCGCCGTGCTGCACGTGGCACTGCGCAACCGCACCAACTCGCCGATCATGGTGGACGGCGAAGACGTGATGCCCAAGGTGAACTCGGTGCTGGCGCGCATGGGCAAGTTCGCCCACGCGGTGCGCAGCGGCGACTGGCTGGGCTACACCCACCAGCCGATCACCGACGTGGTGAACATCGGCATCGGCGGCTCCGACCTCGGCCCGCTGATGGTGTGCAGCGCGCTCAAGCCCTACGGCCACCCGCGCATGAACATGCACTTCGTCTCCAACGTGGACGGCGCGCAGCTGAAGGAAACGCTGAAGAAGGTACACCCGGAGACCACGCTGTTCGTGGTGGAATCCAAGACCTTCACCACCCAGGAAACGCTGACCAACGCGCTGACCGCGCGCGAGTGGTTCGTGTCGCGCGCGCGTGACGAAAAGGCGGTAGCCAAGCACTTCGTGGCGGTATCCACCAACAAGAAGGCCGTGGCCGAGTTCGGCATCGACCCGGCCAACATGTTCGAATTCTGGGACTGGGTAGGCGGCCGCTACAGCCTGTGGTCGGCCATCGGCCTGCCCATCATGCTGTACCTGGGCGAGGAGAACTTCGTCGAGCTGCTCAACGGCGCCCACATCATGGACCAGCACTTCTACAACGCATCGTTCGAAGAGAACATGCCGGTGTTGCTGGCGATGATCGGCATCTGGTACATCAACTACTACGGCGGCGGCAGCCATGTGATCGCGCCGTATGATCAATACCTGCACCGCCTGCCGGCCTTCATCCAGCAGCTGGACATGGAATCCAACGGCAAGCAGGTGTGCCTGGACGGCGCGGCGGTGAACTTCGAAACCGCACCGATCATCTGGGGCGAAACCGGTATCAACGGCCAGCATGCCTTCTTCCAGCTGCTGCACCAGGGCACCCACATCTCGCCTATCGACCTGATCTGCTCGCTGGAAAACCGCACCAGCCTGCCGGGCCACCACGAGATCCTGCTGGCCAACGTGTTCGCCCAGGCCGAAGCCTTCATGCGCGGCAAGACCGCCGACGAGGTGCGTGCCGAGCTGGCGGCGCAGGGGCTGGAAGGTGATGCCATGGAAGCGCTGGTGCCGCACAAGGTGTTCGGCGGCAACCGCCCCACCAACACCCTGCTGATGGACCGCCTGGACCCGCGCAACCTCGGCAGCCTGGTGGCGCTGTACGAGCACAAGATCTTCGTGCAGGGCGTGATCTGGGGCATCAACAGCTTCGACCAGTGGGGGGTGGAACTGGGCAAGCAGCTGGCCAAGACCATCCACGCCGAACTGGCCGGCAAGCTCGCTTCCGCGCCGCACGACAGCTCCACCCGGCTGCTGATCGAACGCTACCGCCGCGCCAATCGCAACCAATAAGCGCGGGCGCAGGCAACAAAAAACCGGACAACGAATGTCCGGTTTTTTTTGCGGCCAACGTTGGCCGCATGGTTGCATGCGCAGGGCGTTCCGCCACCGGCCTTACAGCGAACCGTAGGAATGCAGGCCGGTCAGGAACATGTTCACGCCGATAAAGGCGAAGGTGGTCACCACCAGGCCGATCACTGCCCACCACGCCAGCGGCTCGCCGCGCCAGCCTTTCACCAGCCGCACATGCAGCCAGGCGGCGTAGTTCAGCCACACGATCAGCGCCCAGGTCTCTTTCGGGTCCCAGCTCCAGTAGCCGCCCCAGGCATCGGCCGCCCACATGGCGCCGAGGATGGTGGCGATGGTGAAGAACAGGAAGCCCACCGAGATCGCCTTGTACATCATCTCGTCGATCACGTCCGGCTTGGGCAGCTTGTCGGCCAGCACGCCGCG
This Vogesella sp. LIG4 DNA region includes the following protein-coding sequences:
- the pgi gene encoding glucose-6-phosphate isomerase — protein: MSKLTQLPAWNALWQHFAEAKQLHMRELFETDPHRAERYSLEVGGLFLDYSKNRLTDDTLKGLMALAREAGLPARIKAMFKGEKINSTENRAVLHVALRNRTNSPIMVDGEDVMPKVNSVLARMGKFAHAVRSGDWLGYTHQPITDVVNIGIGGSDLGPLMVCSALKPYGHPRMNMHFVSNVDGAQLKETLKKVHPETTLFVVESKTFTTQETLTNALTAREWFVSRARDEKAVAKHFVAVSTNKKAVAEFGIDPANMFEFWDWVGGRYSLWSAIGLPIMLYLGEENFVELLNGAHIMDQHFYNASFEENMPVLLAMIGIWYINYYGGGSHVIAPYDQYLHRLPAFIQQLDMESNGKQVCLDGAAVNFETAPIIWGETGINGQHAFFQLLHQGTHISPIDLICSLENRTSLPGHHEILLANVFAQAEAFMRGKTADEVRAELAAQGLEGDAMEALVPHKVFGGNRPTNTLLMDRLDPRNLGSLVALYEHKIFVQGVIWGINSFDQWGVELGKQLAKTIHAELAGKLASAPHDSSTRLLIERYRRANRNQ